A stretch of the Tardiphaga sp. 709 genome encodes the following:
- a CDS encoding TRAP transporter small permease — protein MRLLLRILDRLEETLIATLIGAATVVIFVAVAHRYTTDFVVSYRNLPGAMAAYKFLASIHLSWAQELCIYMFVWMAKFGAAYGVRTGIHVGVDVLVLQLPPKWRKGTILFGLLCGALFTGIIGTMGASFVMGLSQTDQTSPDLELPSWIVYLCIPLGSYLMCFRFLQVAYSYFRFDDLPHHDHTHVEGIDVDTAVGPTPEGAR, from the coding sequence GTGCGGCTCTTGTTACGCATCCTCGATCGTCTCGAGGAAACCCTGATCGCGACGCTGATCGGCGCCGCGACGGTCGTGATCTTCGTTGCCGTGGCGCATCGCTACACCACCGATTTCGTGGTGTCGTATCGCAATCTGCCCGGCGCGATGGCCGCCTATAAGTTTCTCGCCAGCATCCATCTGTCCTGGGCGCAGGAACTTTGCATCTACATGTTCGTGTGGATGGCGAAGTTCGGCGCGGCTTACGGCGTGCGCACCGGCATCCATGTCGGCGTCGATGTGCTGGTGCTGCAACTGCCGCCGAAATGGCGCAAGGGCACCATCCTGTTCGGGCTTCTCTGCGGCGCGCTGTTCACCGGCATCATCGGCACCATGGGCGCGAGCTTCGTGATGGGTCTGTCGCAGACCGACCAGACATCGCCCGATCTCGAGCTGCCGAGTTGGATCGTCTATCTCTGCATTCCGCTCGGCTCCTATCTGATGTGCTTCCGCTTCCTGCAGGTCGCCTACAGCTATTTCCGCTTCGACGATCTGCCGCATCATGATCACACCCATGTGGAGGGCATCGACGTCGACACGGCGGTTGGTCCGACGCCGGAGGGCGCCCGATGA
- a CDS encoding 2-isopropylmalate synthase has product MTSTTPSVQDKSDKDRVFIFDTTLRDGEQCPGATMTFEEKLEIAEMLDDMGVDIIEAGFPISSEGDFEAVHEIAKRSKKSVIAGLGRVNPKDIDRCAEAVKPAGDRARVHMVIATSPLHMRVKLNMTPEQVIDASVAGVTRARNMVSNVEWSAEDATRSDIDFLCRITEAVIKAGATTVNLPDTVGYTTPEEYTRMFRAIRERVPNSDQAIFSVHCHNDLGMAVANTLAGIDGGARQIECTINGIGERAGNAALEEVVMAINVRNDKFPYWNNIDPTMLTRASKVVSAATSFPVQYNKAIVGRNAFAHESGIHQDGVLKDASTYEIMTPASVGLKQSSIVLGKHSGRHAFIHRLEELGYKLGKNQIEDAFIRMKALADRKKDIYDEDIEALVDQEIVQAHDRIKLTSLTVIAGTHGPQRATMKLNVDGVTKIEEAEGNGPVDAVFNCIKALVPHEAKLELYQVHAVTEGTDAQAEVSVRLAHEGRSMTSRAADPDTLVASAKAYLGALNKIVMKRERDMPVPVAAAS; this is encoded by the coding sequence ATGACTTCGACCACCCCGTCCGTTCAGGACAAGTCCGACAAGGACCGCGTCTTCATTTTCGACACCACCTTGCGCGACGGCGAGCAGTGCCCCGGCGCCACCATGACCTTCGAGGAGAAGCTGGAAATCGCCGAGATGCTCGACGATATGGGCGTCGATATCATCGAAGCCGGTTTCCCGATCTCGTCGGAAGGCGATTTCGAAGCCGTCCACGAGATCGCCAAGCGCTCGAAGAAGTCGGTCATCGCCGGCCTCGGCCGCGTCAATCCGAAGGACATCGATCGCTGCGCCGAAGCGGTGAAGCCTGCCGGCGACCGCGCCCGCGTGCATATGGTGATCGCGACCTCGCCGCTGCATATGCGCGTCAAGCTGAACATGACCCCGGAGCAGGTGATCGACGCCTCGGTGGCCGGCGTCACCCGCGCGCGCAACATGGTCAGCAATGTCGAATGGTCGGCGGAAGACGCCACCCGCAGCGACATCGATTTCCTCTGCCGTATCACCGAAGCCGTCATCAAGGCCGGCGCCACCACGGTGAATCTGCCGGACACCGTCGGCTACACCACGCCGGAGGAATACACCCGCATGTTCCGCGCCATCCGTGAGCGCGTGCCGAATTCCGATCAGGCGATCTTCTCGGTGCATTGCCATAACGATCTCGGCATGGCGGTGGCGAATACGCTCGCCGGTATCGACGGCGGTGCGCGTCAGATCGAGTGCACCATCAACGGCATCGGTGAGCGCGCTGGCAATGCCGCGCTGGAAGAAGTCGTGATGGCCATCAATGTGCGCAACGACAAATTCCCGTACTGGAACAACATCGACCCGACCATGCTGACGCGGGCATCGAAGGTGGTCTCGGCAGCGACCTCATTCCCGGTGCAATACAACAAGGCGATCGTCGGCCGGAACGCCTTCGCCCATGAGAGCGGCATCCATCAGGATGGCGTGCTGAAGGACGCATCGACCTACGAGATCATGACGCCGGCCTCGGTCGGTCTGAAACAGTCGTCGATCGTGCTCGGCAAGCATTCCGGCCGTCACGCCTTCATCCATCGTCTGGAAGAGCTGGGTTACAAGCTGGGCAAGAACCAGATCGAGGACGCCTTCATCCGCATGAAGGCTTTGGCCGACCGCAAAAAAGATATCTATGACGAAGACATCGAGGCGCTGGTCGATCAGGAGATCGTGCAGGCCCATGACCGCATCAAGCTGACCTCGCTGACGGTGATCGCCGGCACCCACGGTCCGCAGCGTGCCACAATGAAGCTGAATGTCGATGGTGTGACCAAGATCGAGGAAGCCGAGGGCAACGGCCCGGTCGACGCGGTGTTCAACTGCATCAAGGCGTTGGTGCCGCATGAAGCCAAGCTGGAACTGTATCAGGTCCATGCCGTGACCGAAGGCACCGATGCACAGGCAGAAGTGTCGGTGCGTCTGGCGCACGAAGGCCGCTCCATGACGTCGCGTGCGGCCGACCCTGACACGCTGGTTGCTTCGGCGAAGGCCTATCTGGGGGCGCTCAACAAGATCGTTATGAAGCGCGAGCGCGACATGCCGGTGCCGGTCGCTGCCGCGAGCTGA
- a CDS encoding dihydrodipicolinate synthase family protein, giving the protein MTFARGLSAFPITPMNTNGRVDTPALRRLVAPLASAKVDSIGLLGSTGSYPFLSRDERRRATEATMAEVNGRVPVLVGIGALRTDETIELARDAKAAGAAAGLLAPVSYTPLTEDEVFEHFKVVAGESKLPIVIYDNFATTHFKFTPDLVGRIARIPGVVAVKGTSPKPASPQIT; this is encoded by the coding sequence ATGACTTTCGCTAGGGGATTATCCGCTTTCCCGATCACGCCGATGAATACGAATGGCCGTGTCGACACCCCCGCGCTGCGGCGGCTGGTGGCGCCGCTGGCCTCAGCCAAGGTCGATTCCATTGGCCTCCTAGGCAGTACCGGATCGTATCCGTTTCTCAGCCGTGACGAGCGCCGCCGCGCCACTGAAGCCACCATGGCGGAGGTGAACGGCCGCGTCCCCGTGCTGGTCGGCATCGGCGCGCTCCGCACCGACGAGACGATCGAACTCGCCCGCGATGCCAAGGCGGCCGGCGCTGCCGCAGGCCTGCTGGCGCCGGTATCCTATACGCCGCTCACCGAGGATGAAGTCTTCGAGCACTTCAAGGTGGTGGCCGGTGAAAGCAAATTGCCGATCGTGATCTACGACAATTTCGCCACCACGCATTTCAAGTTCACGCCCGACCTCGTCGGCCGCATCGCACGTATTCCCGGCGTCGTCGCGGTGAAAGGCACCTCCCCGAAGCCAGCCTCGCCGCAGATCACCTGA
- a CDS encoding Spy/CpxP family protein refolding chaperone codes for MKKILLAGAAVAVIAGSTAVYAQHRPWMHHHVRINPEDRAAFADARIAAVKAGLKLTPDQEKLWPAVESAVRDFAKLRIDRANARMEERKNRDDDAKRTDTPDNPVARLQQRAGDMATTAAALKKIADAADPLYKTLDDGQKRRLAVLTHMDHGFGGGEGGWRHHGPRPGFERGSFEGEGFGPPGVDRPRFGDDGDRGPGGPGDRFERNPAPGAERL; via the coding sequence ATGAAGAAGATCTTGCTCGCCGGTGCCGCAGTTGCCGTGATCGCCGGTTCTACCGCGGTCTATGCCCAGCACCGTCCATGGATGCATCATCACGTCCGGATAAATCCGGAAGACCGCGCTGCCTTCGCCGATGCGCGCATCGCTGCCGTGAAGGCCGGGCTCAAGCTGACGCCGGACCAGGAGAAGCTCTGGCCGGCGGTGGAGAGCGCGGTGCGCGATTTCGCCAAGCTGCGCATCGACCGCGCCAATGCGCGCATGGAAGAGCGCAAGAACCGCGACGACGACGCGAAGCGGACCGACACCCCGGACAATCCGGTCGCCCGCCTGCAGCAGCGCGCCGGCGACATGGCCACTACGGCGGCCGCGCTGAAGAAGATCGCCGATGCCGCCGACCCGCTCTACAAGACCCTCGATGACGGGCAGAAGCGGCGACTGGCGGTACTGACCCATATGGACCACGGCTTCGGTGGCGGGGAGGGCGGCTGGCGTCACCACGGACCGCGACCCGGCTTCGAGCGCGGCAGCTTCGAGGGCGAGGGATTCGGCCCTCCCGGCGTCGACCGCCCACGTTTCGGCGATGACGGCGATCGCGGTCCCGGCGGCCCCGGCGACAGATTCGAGCGCAACCCCGCGCCGGGCGCCGAACGGCTCTGA
- a CDS encoding TRAP transporter substrate-binding protein, with the protein MRKFILAAASIAALALAGPASAQSPIVIKFSHVVAPNTPKGQGAEKFKELAEKYTNGKVKVEVYPNSQLYKDKEEVEALQLGAVQMLAPSLAKFGPLGVKEFEVFDLPYILPDKAALTRITTGPIGKGLLAKLEPKGIKGLAYWDNGFKIMTSNKPMHKVADFQGMKLRIQSSKVLEAQMRALGAIPQVLAFSEVYQAMQTGVVDGNENTPSNVYTQKMHEVQKHITLSNHGYIGYAVIVNKKFWDGLPADVKPQVEKAMDDATAYANGLSQKENDDAIVAMKKAGTTTFYELKPEERAEWMKALEPVTADMASRVGKDLIAAFQKEANAKTN; encoded by the coding sequence ATGCGCAAGTTTATTTTGGCCGCAGCGTCGATCGCAGCGCTCGCGCTGGCCGGTCCGGCCTCCGCTCAATCGCCCATCGTCATCAAATTCAGCCATGTCGTCGCGCCGAACACGCCGAAGGGCCAGGGCGCGGAGAAGTTCAAGGAACTCGCCGAGAAATACACCAATGGCAAGGTGAAGGTTGAGGTCTATCCGAACTCGCAGCTCTACAAGGACAAGGAAGAGGTCGAGGCGCTGCAGCTCGGTGCCGTGCAGATGCTGGCGCCTTCGCTCGCCAAGTTCGGCCCGCTCGGTGTCAAGGAATTCGAGGTGTTCGACCTGCCTTACATCCTGCCGGACAAGGCGGCGCTGACCCGCATCACCACCGGGCCGATCGGCAAGGGCCTGCTGGCGAAGCTTGAGCCCAAGGGCATCAAGGGTCTCGCTTACTGGGACAACGGCTTCAAGATCATGACCTCGAACAAGCCGATGCATAAGGTCGCCGACTTCCAGGGCATGAAGCTGCGCATCCAGTCGTCGAAGGTGCTGGAAGCCCAGATGCGCGCGCTCGGCGCCATCCCGCAGGTGCTGGCCTTCTCGGAAGTGTATCAGGCGATGCAGACCGGCGTCGTCGACGGCAACGAGAACACGCCGTCCAACGTCTATACCCAGAAGATGCACGAAGTGCAGAAGCACATAACGCTCTCGAACCACGGCTATATCGGCTACGCCGTGATCGTGAACAAGAAGTTCTGGGACGGTCTGCCGGCCGACGTGAAGCCGCAGGTCGAGAAGGCGATGGATGATGCTACCGCCTACGCCAACGGCCTGTCGCAGAAGGAAAACGACGACGCCATCGTCGCGATGAAGAAGGCCGGTACCACCACCTTCTACGAGCTGAAGCCGGAAGAGCGCGCTGAATGGATGAAGGCGCTGGAGCCGGTAACCGCTGACATGGCGTCGCGCGTCGGCAAGGATCTGATTGCGGCGTTCCAGAAAGAAGCCAACGCGAAGACCAATTGA
- a CDS encoding TRAP transporter large permease: protein MTTLFIFALLIALMLTGMPISIALGLTVLTFLFFLTQVPIEAVALKLFTGIENFEIMAIPFFILAGNFLTHGGVARRMINFATSMVGHWYGGLGLAGVMACALFAAISGSSPATVIAIGSILLPAMVAQGFPKRFGAGVITTSGALGILIPPSIVMVIYAVATGGSVALGPDGARVTSASVGQLFIAGVIPGLMLATLLGATTVYRAWKFDYPRLPRASWGERFKAFRECIWGLLLIFLVLGGIYRGWFTPTEAAAVSAVYAFIIAVFVYKDMGLKDVPRVLLGSASMSAMILYIITNAVLFSFLMTSEQIPQQLTAWIVDMGVNWWTFLIFVNILLLVAGNVMEASSIVLITAPILFPIAVKLGVHPVHLGILMVVNMEVGMCHPPVGLNLYVASGIAKMGITELTIAVWPWLLTMLMFLVAVTFIPEISLWLPRVLGML, encoded by the coding sequence ATGACCACGCTGTTCATTTTCGCACTGCTCATTGCGCTGATGCTCACCGGCATGCCGATCTCGATCGCACTCGGCCTGACGGTACTCACCTTCCTGTTCTTCCTGACGCAGGTGCCGATCGAGGCGGTGGCGCTGAAGCTGTTCACCGGGATCGAGAATTTCGAGATCATGGCGATCCCGTTCTTCATCCTGGCCGGCAACTTCCTGACCCATGGCGGCGTCGCCAGACGCATGATCAATTTCGCGACCTCGATGGTCGGGCACTGGTATGGCGGTCTCGGTCTCGCCGGCGTGATGGCCTGCGCGCTGTTCGCGGCGATCTCCGGCTCGTCACCGGCGACAGTGATCGCGATCGGCTCGATCCTGCTGCCCGCCATGGTCGCGCAGGGCTTTCCGAAGCGGTTCGGCGCCGGCGTCATCACGACGTCGGGGGCATTGGGCATCCTGATCCCGCCGTCGATCGTGATGGTGATCTATGCGGTAGCGACCGGCGGCAGCGTCGCGCTCGGCCCCGATGGCGCGCGCGTCACCTCGGCGTCCGTCGGCCAGTTGTTCATCGCCGGCGTCATTCCCGGCCTGATGCTGGCGACGCTGCTCGGCGCCACCACGGTATATCGCGCCTGGAAGTTCGATTATCCGCGGCTGCCGCGGGCGTCATGGGGCGAGCGCTTCAAGGCGTTCCGCGAGTGCATCTGGGGCCTGCTGCTGATCTTCCTCGTGCTCGGCGGTATCTATCGTGGCTGGTTCACGCCGACGGAAGCTGCGGCGGTTAGCGCCGTCTATGCCTTCATCATCGCGGTGTTCGTCTACAAGGACATGGGCCTGAAGGACGTGCCGCGGGTGCTGCTCGGCTCAGCCAGCATGAGCGCGATGATCCTCTACATCATTACCAATGCGGTGCTGTTCTCGTTCCTGATGACGTCGGAACAGATTCCGCAGCAGCTCACCGCCTGGATCGTCGACATGGGCGTCAACTGGTGGACGTTCCTGATCTTCGTCAACATCCTGCTGCTGGTCGCCGGCAATGTGATGGAGGCGTCATCGATCGTGCTGATCACCGCGCCGATCCTGTTCCCGATCGCGGTCAAGCTCGGCGTGCATCCGGTGCATTTGGGCATCCTGATGGTGGTCAATATGGAGGTCGGCATGTGCCATCCTCCAGTGGGCCTCAATCTCTATGTCGCGTCGGGCATCGCCAAGATGGGCATCACGGAACTCACCATCGCGGTGTGGCCGTGGCTGCTGACCATGCTGATGTTCCTGGTTGCGGTGACCTTCATCCCGGAGATCTCGCTATGGCTGCCGCGCGTTCTCGGGATGCTGTGA